Proteins encoded by one window of Lasioglossum baleicum chromosome 4, iyLasBale1, whole genome shotgun sequence:
- the LOC143207942 gene encoding neprilysin-1-like has product MTRIVWILTLVGVLTGATAFMKDHPRNLGRLFSADGTSDMKKSTERSLCETAECVALAKIMTESMNPDVDPCENFYEYACGNWEKQNPLPEGKDAWSPLNKANAVVEQRLLDILQEKSKPDDLLGLKLSRRAFKACMDTDEVERVGLDPLITSLWRIGGWPLIMEDDEWDDELYTWQYVDDYYASLIGLNSLHDVNVDVPRNWDSNYTYLTISIPDLPYKMYRLVTSDEITPPDYNENEGKDGSQEHGSEERPEDNDHSEDDDEEDEDDEENDEDNEIPQDKRIIKRINKRLGRKMKKYSNAKLSDKKKHASKKRTRRAVSLSKAHYKSNRKQRKANNQRIVDNKRTINRPSHHSKMPARHHVKIHSRKGKGDEKMNRYIYIDDDDDDDDDDDDDDDTEDENVENDLGNSGDYGNYDDDSEDSGSGSGDADDDTEQDDEEGSGDYEDEEEREKEENRRRWKEEEREEAEKLKKIYKEYMFNVTMALIESRNVEIPRERIQKDIDDVLEFQLRIIKLLYQDYDVSNSTLKAMQKKYDDLEPTTMDGQINWAKKVGNLLATAGMQIDSDAMIIIPSDPYLIGLRKLLDETSSRTIVNYVHWNFIRLTIKATTADMRELYFEWNTYERESDKRSMQCIDELEAKYYLGYEYVKRHFSDDWLKTASDMIDDIQKEVEHQIEESTWMDDTTREFILSKLVFMDKLIGYPPVYRNHTAMKKHFKGLTISKSHFENMLAVMRYLKRVNLKSLHDDGNPTEKYYIDPLVVNAFYIPSQNTFEITAADFQSPFYSPKQPWYTNFGIIGFIMAHEVNHGFDDMGRLFDRHGEYSSWLSAMADEAYEKRADCFREQYTKYSVVENRTANIPIKNYGEQTSGENIADSMGLQAVFGAYQRRQRNCEVPDPMLPGLQNFTNNQLFFLSAANVWCSIYDVNKIKSRLERDPHSLGPLRVIGSLSNSEDFAKAYGCPAGSPMNPKKKCSIWK; this is encoded by the exons ATGACACGAATCGTATGGATACT GACACTTGTCGGCGTCCTTACCGGCGCGACTGCCTTTATGAAGGACCATCCTCGCAATTTAGGAAGGTTGTTCAGCGCGGATGGTACATCAGATATGAAAAAATCGACAGAACGCTCACTTTGTGAAACTGCAGAATGCGTTGCACTTG CAAAAATAATGACCGAGAGCATGAACCCAGACGTGGATCCGTGTGAAAACTTTTACGAGTACGCGTGTGGGAATTGGGAAAAACAGAATCCCCTCCCCGAAGGCAAAGATGCTTGGAGTCCATTGAATAAGGCGAATGCTGTAGTAGAGCAGCGTCTTCTAG ATATATTACAAGAAAAATCGAAGCCTGACGATCTCCTGGGCTTGAAACTGTCTAGGCGAGCGTTCAAAGCTTGTATGGACACAG ACGAGGTGGAAAGAGTAGGACTTGATCCGCTCATTACTTCGCTATGGAGAATCGGTGGCTGGCCACTAATAATGGAGGACGACGAATGGGATGATGAATTGTACACCTGGCAATACGTGGATGATTATTATGCTAGTTTAATTGGTTTGAATAGTTTACACGATGTGAATGTTGACGTTCCACGAAATTGGGATAGTAATTATACGTACTTAACG ATCTCCATACCGGACTTACCATACAAAATGTACAGGCTTGTCACCAGCGACGAAATCACTCCACCAGACTACAATGAGAACGAAGGTAAAGATGGCAGTCAAGAACATGGCAGCGAAGAGAGGCCAGAAGATAACGACCATAGCGAGGACGATGACGAAGAGGACGAGGACGATGAGGAAAATGACGAAGATAACGAAATTCCGCAAGATAAAAGGATAATTAAGAGAATTAACAAACGATTAGGTCgcaaaatgaaaaagtacagcAACGCTAAACTGAGTGATAAGAAGAAGCATGCTAGCAAGAAAAGAACGAGAAGAGCTGTGTCTCTATCAAAGGCTCATTACAAGTCAAACCGTAAACAGAGGAAAGCTAATAACCAGAGAATTGTTGATAATAAGAGGACTATTAACAGACCATCGCATCATTCAAAAATGCCTGCACGTCATCATGTCAAAATACATTCGAGAAAGGGCAAAGGCGATGAGAAAATGAATAGGTACATATACATCGAtgatgacgatgatgatgatgatgatgatgatgatgatgatgacacTGAAGATGAAAACGTTGAAAACGATCTTGGTAATTCTGGTGATTATGGGAATTATGATGACGACTCTGAGGATAGCGGCAGTGGTAGCGGCGATGCTGACGATGACACCGAGCAGGATGATGAAGAGGGTAGTGGTGATTATGAGGATGAAGAAGAACGAGAAAAGGAGGAAAACAGAAGACGATGGAAGGAAGAAGAAAGGGAAGAAGCTGAGaagttgaaaaaaatatataaagaatatATGTTCAACGTTACAATGGCGCTTATCGAATCCAGAAATGTCGAAATACCAAGGGAGAGGATACAGAAAGATATTGACGATGTACTTGAATTTCAGCTGAGGATTATAAag CTCCTATATCAAGATTACGACGTGTCGAATAGTACACTCAAAGCTATGCAGAAGAAATATGATGATTTGGAACCAACCACAATGGATGGCCAA ATAAATTGGGCCAAGAAGGTAGGAAACCTACTTGCAACGGCGGGAATGCAAATTGATAGCGATGCGATGATCATAATTCCGTCTGATCCTTATTTAATAGGACTTCGAAAATTACTGGATGAAACATCGAGTAGAACTATCG TGAATTACGTTCATTGGAACTTCATCAGATTAACGATAAAAGCCACTACTGCAGACATGAGAGAGCTTTATTTCGAGTGGAATACTTATGAGCGAGAATCCGATAAGAG GTCCATGCAATGCATCGACGAATTAGAGGCGAAGTACTATTTAGGATATGAATACGTAAAACGACATTTCTCTGATGATTGGTTGAAAACG GCTTCGGATATGATCGATGATATTCAAAAGGAAGTCGAACATCAGATCGAGGAATCGACTTGGATGGACGATACCACCAGAGAATTTATATTGAGCAAATTGGTGTTTATGGATAAGTTAATTGGTTATCCGCCTGTCTACCGAAACCATACGGccatgaaaaaacattttaaaggA CTCACTATCAGCAAGTCTCATTTCGAGAATATGTTGGCTGTAATGCGATATTTGAAAAGAGTAAATCTGAAAAGCCTTCACGACGATGGAAACCCTACCGAAAA atattataTAGATCCTTTGGTCGTGAACGCCTTTTACATACCCAGTCAAAATACTTTTG AAATAACAGCGGCAGACTTCCAAAGCCCATTTTATAGCCCTAAACAACCATG GTACACTAACTTTGGTATCATAGGATTCATAATGGCTCACGAAGTAAATCACGGATTCGACGATATGG GTCGCTTGTTCGATAGACATGGCGAATACTCGTCATGGTTGTCTGCCATGGCAGACGAAGCATACGAAAAACGGGCTGACTGTTTCAGAGAACAGTATACCAAATACAGCGTGGTGGAAAATAGAACGGCGAATATTCCGATAAAG AATTATGGGGAACAAACGTCGGGTGAAAACATCGCGGATTCAATGGGCTTGCAAGCTGTATTCGGAGCGTATCAACGAAGGCAAAGAAATTGCGAAGTCCCGGACCCAATGTTACCTGGTTTACAGAATTTCACTAACAATCAACTGTTTTTCCTATCCGCTGCTAAT GTGTGGTGTTCAATTTATGATGTAAACAAAATCAAGTCGCGATTAGAGCGTGATCCGCATAGTCTTGGTCCATTAAGAGTAATCGGATCTTTATCCAACTCCGAAGACTTCGCGAAAGCTTACGGATGCCCAGCAGGAAGCCCCATGAACCCCAAAAAGAAATGTAGCATATGGAAGTAA